A region from the Aegilops tauschii subsp. strangulata cultivar AL8/78 chromosome 5, Aet v6.0, whole genome shotgun sequence genome encodes:
- the LOC109760214 gene encoding uncharacterized protein: protein MGKAGRWLRSFLTGKKARDKGTDDGLPAPAKEKRRWSFRRPAASVSARDTISATSGCQGKGQLASTSSHCFSEVHAVTVQDQHAVGAAAPHEVAITAAKAPPEGSTCDAEEAAAVKIQSAFRSYLARTALCALRGMVKLQAIVRGQLHKCVAYQPACLRSYDTICYDTIGTAVAHAALRCGMKFNPTPAVATGFYLRRWVLRQQLPDTARVIREARVYDSEPKDLAAVFPRLPGTHDRFFFTTCKRQKAGRGYRISRTAGSGAGGWASNGKKAVQNDAGETIGFLDTLRYSYKDKNKESDWLMEEYHICGLDQFAVDDKGEERVLCKIYVSPGSKQGSVTRQQSEAGDHLLVERGVAGAHAAMVVQPQPPRPHEPRQPRVNKKPAFPRPQEARKPQVIQKPPPPRALDKRRVPTPTQQAPKRRAPPIAEPPRPKRIRAAAAVPASAALSAVNVAVRQAIGGWNSPKRPSWNPSEPPAFLSAPPPQRHATISPRKSHPALTKDMDDFARSLEVDLEMAEDQSTIQQGGHQSTSGSESQPPEVDMSDLLSWFDADAEELAETREHVQDEQEDQPEHARSLEGLVADERGDDVIAQDLFNALNSIGNGDDLISDGGDTDDWLSLPLSAYNGIMY from the exons ATGGGCAAGGCTGGCAGGTGGCTCAGAAGCTTCCTCACCGGCAAGAAGGCCAGGGACAAGGGGACAGACGACGGCCTGCCGGCGCCGGCCAAAGAGAAGAGACGCTGGAGCTTCCGGCGTCCGGCGGCGTCGGTGAGCGCCAGGGACACGATCAGCGCCACGTCCGGCTGCCAAGGCAAGGGCCAGCTCGCGTCCACGTCGTCGCACTGCTTCTCGGAGGTGCATGCGGTGACGGTGCAGGACCAGCATGCCGTCGGTGCTGCTGCGCCGCACGAGGTCGCGATCACCGCGGCCAAGGCGCCGCCGGAGGGCAGCACCTGTGACGCCGAGGAAGCCGCGGCCGTCAAGATTCAGTCCGCCTTCCGATCGTATCTGGCGAGGACGGCACTGTGCGCGCTGCGAGGGATGGTGAAGCTGCAGGCCATCGTGAGGGGCCAGCTG CATAAATGTGTAGCCTACCAACCTGCCTGTTTACGCTCTTACGATACGATCTGCTACGATACGATCGGGACAGCGGTCGCCCACGCTGCGCTCCGCTGCGGCATGAAGTTCAACCCGACGCCCGCGGTGGCCACCGGCTTCTACCTCCGGCGCTGGGTCCTCCGGCAGCAGCTGCCGGACACAGCCCGCGTCATCCGCGAGGCGAGGGTTTACGATTCGGAGCCCAAGGACCTCGCCGCCGTGTTCCCTCGGCTTCCCGGAACCCATGACCGCTTCTTCTTCACCACGTGCAAGCGCCAGAAAGCGGGGCGCGGCTACAGGATCTCGCGCACCGCCGGCTCCGGCGCTGGCGGATGGGCCTCGAACGGCAAGAAGGCGGTCCAGAATGACGCCGGCGAGACGATCGGCTTCCTCGACACCCTTCGCTACTCGTACAAGGACAAGAACAAAGAGTCCGATTGGTTGATGGAGGAGTACCACATCTGCGGCCTGGACCAGTTCGCCGTCGACGACAAGGGGGAGGAGCGCGTCCTCTGCAAGATCTACGTCTCGCCCGGTTCGAAGCAGGGGTCCGTCACGCGCCAGCAATCTGAAGCAGGGGATCATCTTCTTGTTGAACGTGGAGTCGCCGGAGCACACGCCGCAATGGTCGTGCAGCCGCAACCGCCGCGTCCACATGAACCACGGCAGCCGCGGGTGAACAAGAAACCAGCGTTCCCGCGTCCGCAAGAAGCCAGGAAGCCGCAGGTGATCCAGAAGCCACCGCCGCCGCGTGCCCTTGATAAACGTCGCGTGCCCACGCCCACGCAGCAGGCGCCAAAGAGGCGGGCGCCTCCCATCGCCGAGCCGCCGCGCCCCAAGCGGATccgcgctgctgctgctgtgcCCGCGTCCGCAGCACTGTCGGCTGTCAACGTGGCAGTTCGACAAGCCATCGGTGGGTGGAACTCTCCGAAGCGACCGTCCTGGAATCCTTCGGAGCCGCCGGCTTTCCTGTCGGCGCCGCCGCCTCAGCGCCACGCGACAATAAGCCCTCGTAAATCACATCCCGCGCTGACCAAGGACATGGACGACTTCGCGAGGTCACTGGAGGTCGATCTTGAAATGGCAGAGGACCAAAGCACCATCCAGCAAGGAGGCCACCAGAGCACGAGCGGGTCGGAGTCCCAGCCGCCGGAGGTCGACATGAGCGACTTGTTGAGCTGGTTTGATGCTGACGCAGAAGAGTTGGCAGAGACAAGGGAACACGTCCAAGATGAACAAGAAGACCAGCCTGAGCATGCGAGGTCACTGGAAGGCTTGGTGGCTGACGAGCGAGGAGACGACGTGATAGCACAAGACCTGTTCAATGCGCTCAACAGCATCGGCAATGGCGATGATCTGATCAGCGACGGTGGAGACACGGACGATTGGCTCAGCCTGCCTCTTTCAGCCTACAATGGCATCATGTACTAA